The genomic interval GACCCGCTGATAATCTGCAAGAGATTCTATATAAAATCCCTGCCATCCTGCCGTATATACATCGCTTGATACAGTGTACTGGTCAATATCTGTATACTGGATACGCGCCCAGTGTTGTGAAAATCCTTCACCTATGTCCATGCCTAATGAGCCGCCTGACACAATGTCTACAGCACTCTGAATACCGTGTGGCAGAAACAGATCGGCGGTACCGGTAGACGGAGAATTGTTATTTGTATTGATTTCGTCAAAATCTCCTGTGCAAGCTGAAAGGCATAAGATTGAAGCTGCCAGCATTGCTTTGGAACGGAATGAATAAATGATATTTTTCATATTTAAAATCAGTTAGGAAAAAATGGCTTATAAATTGAAACTGATGTTGAAACCAACTGATCTTGTTGTTGGGATCTGACCGTTTTCTATTCCTTGTAAGTTACCATCATTGTAATAGCTTGTTTCAGGATCAATATGTGGCAGGTTGCTGTGCAAAAGAGCAAGATTTCTACCTACAACAGAGATCGCAATGTCACGGAATGGCAGTTTGTTAAATACTTTACCGGAAAGCATATAAGTCAGTTTTACCTCGCGAAGTTTTACATAACTCGCATCGAAAATCGTGTTTTCGTTATTCGTAAGTAGGTAATACTTATGGTGATATTCTTCTGAAGAAATATTTTTCGTGTTAGCCACATAAACCGGGTTGTCCGTTGTTCCGGTGTTTACAACACCTTCTCCAACAACGCCAGTTTCACGACCGAAAGTGGTTTCTTTTAATACACCTGTGTAACGTCCTACATTGATAGACTGTGAGAAAATATCTCCGCCATGTTTGATATCGATCAAAGTACCCAAAGAGAAGTTTTTGTATCTGAAAGTATTTGAAATACCACCGATCCAGTCTGGAGTAAAACTGCCTAGTACGCGGCTTACAGGATCGATCATTGGATAACCCTGTGCATCATAAACTACCTGTCCGTCCGGGGCACGTAAAAATCCTTTTCCGAAGAAAGTACCATAAGGCTGTCCTACACGTGCTTCAACAGACAATCCACGGAAAGCACTGGTAGTAGTTGCCTGAGTTAAGGCATTGTAGCTGGTATTCAGCTGATAGGTTGTGAGGCCTTCACTAAGTGAAATAACTTTGTTTTTATTTTTTGCCCAGTTCACCGCAATATCCCATTGGAAAGAAGTTGTTTTAACGGGTGTAGCAGTAAGCTGAAGTTCAACACCTGAGTTCTTGATTTTTCCTGCATTCAGAAGTTTGGATAGATAACCTGTTGCATTGGAAACGTTTACGTTAAGGATCTGATCTGAGGATACCTTATTGTAATAAGTCAGGTCAATTCCAACTCTGTTTTGCCAAAGTCTTACATCTGCACCCACTTCATATGAAGCAGTAATTTCAGGTTTTAACTCGGCATTAAGTAAAGCATTGCTTTCTGACAGGGCAGGAGTGCTTCCCCATGGATTTTCATATTTGTATGTGCTTTTCAACATGTAAGGATCTGTATCATTACCAACCTGTGCCACACCAGCACGTATTTTGGCAAATGATAGTACCGATGATTTAATGTCGAACATGTCAGATAAGATCGCACTTACCGAAGCAGATGGGTAGAAGTACGATCTGTTGTTTGATGGCAATGTACTCGACCAGTCATTTCTGGCTGTAAGATCTAGAAAAAGGTAGTTTCTGAAACCTAAGTTTGCAGAAGCGTAAAGGCTGTTCACTGTTTTCTCAATTGAGCTGTTTTCTACAACCGGTCTCTGACGCGAATTTCCAAGGTTGAATACTCTTGGTATAGAAAGCTCAGTAGCTCCCATGTAATTTCTTTGAGCGAAATAAGTTCTGTGGTTTCCTCCTACGTTGGCAGTAACATCAAAATCTCCGAATTTTTTTGTTGCATTCAGCAAGAAGTCAGAATTGGATTCCCGAACAAATATTACTTCTTCGTTATATGCATCGTACAATGTAGTAGTTCCGATTGTTGCCTGGCGGGCAGCAGTTTTTGATTGACGGCGATCCGTGTAAAAGTCAGTTCCTGATCTTCCTGTCAAAGTAAGCCAGTCAGTAAATTTGTACGTTGCAGCAAGGTTTCCATATAAACGGTCACGTTCGTTTGCTTTGGTACTTTCGTTCAGCAGGTAATATGGATTTGTCCAGTAGTTGTCGTTCCAGTTATTCTGGTAAATGCTGCCTGGTTTTTTGTAGGTAGTCAATGAATTCATATCAACCTGACGGCCAAACCAGATGAAGTATAAACCGAAGTTATTACGGTTATCACTGCCATCTTTTACATAATTACCAGTTGCACGTATGTTCAGTTTTTTGGTCAGGTTCCAGCCTGCATTCAAAGACACAGTACGGCGTTTGTAATTGGTATTAGGCAAAATACCCGATGCCTGATCCAGATTAGTAAAAGACAAGCGGAAATCACCTTTGTCATTTCCACCGGTAACGGCTACACTGTTAGTGTATGTTTTTCCGGTTTGATAAAATTGGTTTACATTGTCAGGATTTGCGATCCATGGAGTTGGTGTCCGGGTTCCGTCTGCTGCAATTGGAGAATTAAATTGAGGAATTAACTGACCATCCAGTTTAGGTCCCCAGCTTTCATCCACACCGTCGCCAACGCCTCCTCCTTTACCATCTACATAAGAGAATTTTCCTCCTGTACCCTGGCCATATTCATTTTGCCATTCCGGCTGACGGAACGGGCTGTCAAAAGAAGTGTTAGTATTAAATGAAACACCAATTCCTTTTGATCCTTTTCCGGATTTGGTCGTGATCAAAACAACACCATTTGCACCACGTGAACCATATAATGCAGCAGCACTTGGCCCTCTCAATACGTTAACGGATTCTACATCGTCCGGATTAATAGATCCGGCAGCATTACCATAATCCACACCTGTTCCGGAACCGTAGTTACTGTTGTCAATAGGTAAACCGTCCACTACAAACAATGGCTGGTTATTGCTGCCGATAGAACTTGCTCCGCGAATGATCATACGCGAAGAAGATCCCGGCGCACCGTTCGAGTTAGTAACCTGAACACCAGCCAGTCTTCCCGAAAGTGAGTTAACCAGGTTGGTTTCGCGAGCTTGTGTAAGCGCTTTTCCGCTTACTTCCTGTACAGCATAACCCAGTGCTTTTTTCTCACGGGCAATACCCAGGGCAGTTACAACAATTTCATTGAACTGGGTAGCATCTTCTTCCAGTACAATTTCAAATACTGTTTTAGAACCTACTGCAATTTCAGTGGATTTGTAGCCGATAAACGAGACAACCAGAGTAGAATTGGCGGGAGCATTCAGTGTAAAATCACCGTTGGCGTCGGTAGTGCTTCCGCGGCTGCTTCCCTTCAGCAAAATGCTGGCTCCTGGCAAAGCGCTGTTCCCGGCTAACACTTTCCCTTTAATGTTGAGGTCCTGTCCGTAGCTAACTCCGGCGAGCAGCAATAAAACCGACAGATAACCTAACGTAAAAAATTTTCTCATAATTGGGTTAATAAGGAGTGATAGATATATAAATATTTAAAGGTTGCTGAATTTGCCAGGTAGTATTTCGAAACCCCTGAACATCTCCAAATTGTATTCTGCGAATTGTAGTCTCGGTATTATATATGGTCAGAGGAATACAACGAAGCGATAAAATTATATTTGTCTGCGATTAAAACAAAATTAAATTTCAATATAATTAAAAATTACATAATTAAAGTTTAGAAAGTTATGTTTTTGTAAAATATTATCTACATAAATAGCCATTTATTCAAAATATAATATTTTTTAACTATTTATTCATATTGAAGAATTTGATTTTGAATAAAACCAATAAGAACGATAAATAGGATTTATTGCTGTTTGTGTTGATAATGAGGATTTTTATTGATGCAGATTTTTCTAATTTCCTGTTGAGCATGCTGGTTTTGAAGCAGAGCAAACAGTATAACACGTGGTTTTACTTGAGTGGATGAAGCTTGCAGCATTTGAATTGCTATATTTGCACCTGATTTAAAAGAGGTGGCTGTGAGCCATTTATTTAGTAACTGCGGTAATTCGAATATAGCTTTAAATGAAGGTTCTCAAATTTGGCGGCACGTCTGTCGGTTCTGTTGATAGTATCAAAACAGTAATAAGTATTCTTGAAAATAACCTGGCAAACGGCGAACGGATTGCTGTTGTTTTCTCGGCCATGGGAGGTGTTACCAACCGGTTGATAGAAATCGGTAAGATGGCAGCAGCCGGAAACGCAGAATATATTGAATTTCTGAAAGTGGTGGAAGAACGTCACTTCGCAATTGTGCGCGGAATGATCAACGTCAAAAACCAGAGCAGTACTTTTGCTGCGGTGAGAGGCCTTTTCAATGAACTGGGTGATATTTTAAAAGGTGTTTCCTGGATAAAAGAACTTTCGGAAAGGACGCTGGACCTGATCATGAGTTTTGGTGAAAGGCTTTCTACGCTGGTTATTACTGAAATTTTGAAAAGCAAAGGTGTAACTGCAGAATTTTGCGATGCTCGTAACATCATTCATACGGATGCTATGTATGGAATGGGCGATGTGGATTTTGAAATAACGAATCATCAGATTCTGGAATATTTTGCCAAAACTTCTGCCCTGCAATGTGTAACAGGCTTCATTGCGTCTACCGCCAGAAGGCATAACAACTACTTTGGGACGTGGTGGTTCTGATTATACTGCATCTATTATTGCAGCGGCTCTGGATGCGGATGTGATTGAAATCTGGACGGACGTAGATGGTATGATGACGGCCGATCCAAGAAAAGTTACCAATGCTTTTACCATTCCCTCCATATCCTATGCTGAGGCAATGGAGCTTTCGCACTTTGGTGCCAAGGTGATTTATCCGCCAAGTTTACAGCCTGCTTTTGCAAAAAACATTACTTTAAAAGTACTCAATACATTCAATGTTGATTTTATTGGAACCTATGTCCAGAAGTCGGCAGACAAAAAGGAATATGCCATCACCGGTATTTCTTCTATTGATGAAATTGCGCTGGTCAATATTCAGGGAAGTGGAATGATTGGCGTTGCAGGGATTTCAGGGCGTCTTTTTACTGCGTTGTCCAACAATGCAATCAGTGTCATTTTAATTTCCCAGGCCTCGTCCGAGCATTCAATTTGTTTTTCTATTGATCCTAAAAATGCACAGCGAGCCAGTGAAGTCCTGGAAAAGGAATTTGCCAGCGAAATCACACACGGATATATTGACAGCATTTCTATTGAAAAGAATTTGTCCATCATTGCCATTGTTGGTGAAGGAATGAAAAAAAGTACGGGTGTTTCCGGTAAGCTTTTTTCTGTTCTGGGTAAAAACGGTATCAATGTAGTGGCTACAGCGCAAGGGATCTTCCGAGTTGAATATATCCGTTGTCATTGCCAAAAGTGATTTATCCAAAGCTTTGAATGCCATTCATGGCGTTTTCTTTCAGTCAGAAACGCGTTCACTCAACTTGTTTATTGTTGGTGTAGGGTTGATTGGCGGTACATTACTGGGACAAATAAGAAATCAGACTAAATATCTGCAGGAAGAAAAACTGCTGAACCTAAACATTGCCGGTCTTTCAAATACGAAAAAAATGCTTCTGGATTCCGGTGGAATTTCTCCTGAAAACTGGCGTGACCGCGTGATGGATGAAGGTGTAAAAACCAGCTTGCCAGCTTTCGTACAGCGCATGATTGAGCTGAACCTTCCCAATAGTGTTTTTGTAGACTGTACTTCTGATAAGGACATTGTGCAGTATTATAATATGTTGCTTGATGCCAGCATATCGGTCGTAACGCCTAATAAGGTAGCCAATTCAGGTTCTTATGCTGAATATATTTCTTTACAGCGCACGGCATTAAAGAGAGGTGTAAAGTTCTTGTACGAAACCAATGTAGGTGCCGGGCTTCCTATTATCAATACCATTCAGGGATTAATGGCAAGCGGAGATAAATTTTTGAAAATTGAGGCTATTCTGTCTGGTACACTTTCATTTATATTTAATTCATTCGGTCCTGGGGTTCGTTTTGCAGACGTTGTAAAAGAAGCCAAACTAAAAGGTTTTACAGAACCTGATCCAAGAGAAGACCTGAGCGGAGCCGATGTTGCGCGTAAAATATTAATTCTTGCCAGGGAAGTAGGTATTCCGCTTGAATCAGAAGAAGTACAGGTTACCCAATTGTTACCTGCAAATTGTTTGTCCGCGTCCACAGTCGATGATTTTTTTGATGAACTGGTCATTTCAGATCAGTATTTTGCCACAATGCAGTCTGATGCAGAGGCAAAAGGCGAAAAGCTACGTTTCATAGCTACATTGGAAGACGGAAAAGCAGTAGTTCAACTCAGGACAGTGGATGCCCAGCATCCTTTTTATACACTTTCAGGAAGCGATAATATTGTTTCATTTACAACAGAAAGATATAAAGACCGGCCGTTGGTAATCAAAGGCCCGGGAGCCGGTGCAGAAGTTACAGCGTCAGGCGTATTTGCGGATATTATGAGTATAAGTAGTTATTTGGGGTAGAAGGCAGAAGGTTCACGATGAGTAAAATAAGCGCACGCCGCGTGATTTAAGACGCAGAAAGCACTAAGTTATTGATCTTCTCTCTCTGCGTTCTCTGCGAAAATCTCTTGTTACTCTGCATATACTTTTAAAGAAATAATAATTTTTTTTACAGTGAATTATATAAAAGCTTTTGCGCCTGCAACAGTAGCCAATGTGTCCTGCGGGTTCGATATTTTTGGTTTTGCAATAGAAGAACCAGGAGATGTGGTAGAAATACACCGCATTGATAAGCCAGGAATTGTAATCAAAGATATTACTGGCGATGAAGGAAGATTACCCCGAACCGCCGAGAAAAATGCAGTGACGGTGGTCATGCTTCATTTGCTGAAACATCTGGGTATTACAGACCTTGGGTGTGAGGTGACTTTACATAAGAATATGCCACTGGGAAGCGGGATGGGGTCCAGTGCGGCCAGTGCGGTGGCAGGCGTTGTAGCTATGAACGAGCTGTTAGGCAATCCGCTGAGCAGAGGAGAACTTCTTCGCTTTGCTATGGAAGGTGAACGGATGGCTTCCGGATCGGCGCATGCTGATAATGTTGGCCCATCGCTTTTGGGCGGTTTCGTCGTCATCAGAAGTTATGATCCATTGGATATATTTTCTATTCCTGTACCGTCTGATCTTTGTTGTACGCTGGTTCATCCTGATATTGAGATTAATACCAAGGATGCAAGATATATTTTGCGTAACGAAGTGTCCCTCAAAAATACGATTGCCCAGATGGGAAATGTTGCAGGTCTGGTAGCAGGATTAATGAAATCTGATTATGACCTGATCGGCCGTTCTATGGTTGATGTCATTATTGAACCTGTAAGATCTATATTGATACCAGCATTTAGTGAAGTGAAAAATGCCGCTATTAGTAACGGCGCTTTGGGCTGTAGCATCTCAGGTTCAGGGCCATCTATGTTTGCTTTGAGCAGGGGAATGGAAAATGCGCAGAAGGTGGGCGAAGCCATGAAGCAAACATTTGCAGGCGTAGGAATTGATTCAAGTACACATTTATCAGTAATTAACCAGGGTGGGGCAGTGGTTTTGGAAAGAGGTTAAGGGAGGAATGGAAAAAGGGGTATTGGTAAAAAGGGGGAAGGGTTAAAGGAGGAAAGCTTAAAGGGATTATTGTTGACAGGAAAAAACCTCTTGTAACGAGTGATCCTTTTTTGCCTTTTGATGAACTTTCTTAAATGTTTAAGACGTTTACAACTTGCAAGTATAAAAAATAAAACGATTATGGTAACGGTAAGCGAAACAGCCAAAAATAAAATTGTAGAATTACGTCAGGCAGATGGTCATCAGGATGATTATCAAATCCGGGTGGGTGTTTTAGGTGGCGGATGTTCAGGTCTTACTTATAATCTTGAATTTAATTCTGATACCAAACCTACTGACATGATTTTTGAAGATAAGGGTGTCAAAATCATTGTTGATAAAAAAAGTATATTATATCTCGCAGGTACCATTCTTGATTTTTCTGATGGCCTTAATGGCAAGGGATTCCAGTTTGTAAATCCTAATGCTACAAGAACCTGCGGCTGCGGTGAAAGTTTTGCCGTTTAAAAAAATATCCTATTACGTATTGAAGCAGCGTGGTGAGTTTTCATCACGCTTTTTTGTGCCCATCTGTTAAATTTGCCAACACCAGGCGTGTGCTCATAAAAGTTACCAAATCTTTATCCTAACAGATATAAAGCCGGGATAGTATATTTTCATTATTTTATTGTTTTTTTGTGTCTCCAAGCATGAAAGACTAACAATGCGGGAGCCAGATGGAATTTGATCCGTTTTTGTTGCTCGGATATCTAGCTATACATTCTTTTTATTTATACAAACAACTTTTAATGAAACCTACACTTTTGATTTTGGCTGCGGGAATTGGTAGCCGTTATGGGGGGATCAAACAACTTGATCAGTTTGGGCCAAACGGAGAGACCATTATAGATTATTCTTTGTATGATGCCGTTCGCAGCGGTTTTGGCAAAGTTGTCTTCATCGTACGTGAAGAAATCAGAGAAAGTGCGGAAGCTTTATTTGCTCCGAAATTAAAAGGGAAAATTGATTATGATTTTGCTATTCAGGGAGTTCAGTCATATGTTCCGGAAGACTTAGGAAAAGTAGAACGCGTAAAACCCTGGGGAACCGGGCATGCCACGCTTTGTGCATGGGAGCAAACTGATACACCTTTTGCTGTAATCAATGCGGACGATTTTTATGGCCGCGAAGCTTTTGCAACAATGTCGGCTTTTCTTCAGAATGATACCAATGAAAAGCAGCATGCTATGATTGGTTATGAACTGAAACGGACATTATCTGAAAACGGGACTGTTTCGCGGGGGATCTGCATAGAACGGGCAGACCATAATCTTGAATCCGTTGTAGAACGCACTAAAATATTTGAAAAAGATGGGAATATCTATTTTGAAGAAAATGAAGTGCTTACAGAACTTGAACCTGAAACGCCGGTATCCATGAATTTCTGGGGATTTAAGCCTTCTGTGTTTCCAATCATAAAGGATTTATTTGAAACGTACGCCAGAGAAAATCTGCATACACCAAAGGCTGAGTTTTATATTCCGACAGTCATGACGCACATCATTAAAAGCGGATTGGGAGATTGCCGTGTTTTTCGCAGTTCTTCTGACTGGTTTGGCGTTACATATCCCGAAGATAAACCAGCCGTACAAGCTTCCCTGACGCCTTTGCACGAAAATGGTGAATATCCTGAAAAGCTGTGGGAGTAGAGTCCGGTCTTTGAGACCCGGTCTGGACGGCGAAGCCGGGCTGAACGGCAACGCCGGCGTGAATGGAAATAATGCTTTTTACAATAAATCCGGGTTGAACGTGAAGGAGCCGTCCAGCCCGGATTTGTTATTTTGACCGGGTCGCATTGCCCAATATTTACTTCACTTTCACCAAAGCTTCCATCATTCTTTCAGCCAGAAATTTATTCCCTTCGTCAGTCAAATGAACCCTGTCAGAAGTCAGAATTCCTTTGTCTTTATTTTCAGGATTATTTTTTACCAGATAATCACCAAAATATTTTCTGAGGTCACATAATTCCAGATTGTTACGTTTTGCAATATCCCTGATCAGCTTGGAATATTCGTTCAAATCCCCATCCTGGGCATTCGAATTGTCATTTTTCTCACCTATTACTGTTGGCGTACAAACAATAATCCTGATATTCTGCGCCTTCATTTTTTTGATCAGCGCCTCGTAAAATTTGACATATTTGTCAGGATCTGTTCCTGTTCCTGATGAGGTTTTGTGCCATACATCATTAATCCCCACATAAATAAATACCACATCCGGTTTCTTGGAAAGTACATCATCTTCCAGTCTTAAATAAAGATCATACACTTTGTTACCCCCAATACCGGCGCCGGCAAGTTCAAATTGACTATCCTGACCCGCAGCTTTCAGCATTTCTGTCATTTTTGTAATATATCCTGTTGGGCTTACACCAGCTTGTGTAATAGAATCACCGAAAAAGATAACACGTAGAGGTTTGTCCTGACGCATAGCGAGTAGTGGAATTGCAATCAGAGCAATTTGAAGTAATTGATAAAACCTGCGCATAAAATTTGTGGAAATAAGTTTTTTTAGAAAAGACAGATATTGAATAAAGCTACCCCCGGGATAGTGTTTTACAAAGCAAGATTCTTTTCAACCAGAACAGAATACTTGTCTTTTAGTCTCTCATTATTTCATTTCTGTGTATTGTGCCCCAGTGCCGGAGAGATTCAATTACAGGTTGTAAAGAATCCGCGTGAGGCAGTAAAGTATATTCTACCGACACAGGCGAACTTTCAAAAACTGTCCTTTTTATTAATCGGTTCGCTTCCAGGTCTTTCAGTTCCTTCGCTAAAACTTTGGAAGACAGTTTGGGGATGCTCCTTTCTATTTCACGAAAATGATTGTTGCCTGTAGAAATGGAAACAATTATCTGCAATTTCCATTTACCACTGATTACATCGATGGCATCTCTGATCGGCAATAATTGAGATGTACATTCCTTGTGATTTAATTTTTCCATAAGACTTTGAACAGGCTGCTTACTTAGAGGATAGTGCTTACCTCGGGGTAACTGGTTACAATAGGTAAGCAAATATAATTAAGTTTGTGCTTCTCAAACAAAATATAAAATGAAAAAGAATAGGATAATTTATTGGGTCACGACAGGGATTGTAGGTGCAATGATGCTTTTTAGTGCATACAGTTATTTTACTAATCCGGAAGTCGGAGCAGGATTCCATCACCTGGGATTTCCTGACTATTTCAGGATTGAACTGGCTTTGGCCAAAATTTTAGGAGCTTTGGTTTTATTGATTCCATTCGTGCCGGCAAGGATCAAAGAATGGGCTTATGCGGGTTTTGGGATCACATTTATTTCGGCAGCCATTGCACATATCAATAGTAATGATGCCACGCCAATGATTATAACACCAATTGTTGTGCTGATTATATTAATTGTTTCAAATATATACTTTCATAAACAGAATGAAAGCGTTTTGAGTTAAGTATTTAACTATTTGTCAATCAAGGTTATATCTGCCATATTGAGCGCGTACCGAAGCGCGAACGAACGGCCCGGATGAAAATCAGGTTCCATGTGAAGGGGCAATTTCAATTCCTGGATATTTTGCTGTATCAATGCGCGGACAAGCAGGTGATCCTGATTCACAACACTGGTTATTACTTCGCCGTACAATACAAGGTCTTTTCCTGTATTTTCATTGGGGAGATAAATTTCGGACGGTGTTCCCTGTTTGCTGATCTTTCCGTTTTCCAATACAATTACATCATTGGACAAACGGAATATTTCACTCAGATCGTGGGTTACAATGATCATCGTGAAGCCATATTGCCGGTGAAATTTAAGGA from Dyadobacter sp. NIV53 carries:
- a CDS encoding SusC/RagA family TonB-linked outer membrane protein, producing the protein MRKFFTLGYLSVLLLLAGVSYGQDLNIKGKVLAGNSALPGASILLKGSSRGSTTDANGDFTLNAPANSTLVVSFIGYKSTEIAVGSKTVFEIVLEEDATQFNEIVVTALGIAREKKALGYAVQEVSGKALTQARETNLVNSLSGRLAGVQVTNSNGAPGSSSRMIIRGASSIGSNNQPLFVVDGLPIDNSNYGSGTGVDYGNAAGSINPDDVESVNVLRGPSAAALYGSRGANGVVLITTKSGKGSKGIGVSFNTNTSFDSPFRQPEWQNEYGQGTGGKFSYVDGKGGGVGDGVDESWGPKLDGQLIPQFNSPIAADGTRTPTPWIANPDNVNQFYQTGKTYTNSVAVTGGNDKGDFRLSFTNLDQASGILPNTNYKRRTVSLNAGWNLTKKLNIRATGNYVKDGSDNRNNFGLYFIWFGRQVDMNSLTTYKKPGSIYQNNWNDNYWTNPYYLLNESTKANERDRLYGNLAATYKFTDWLTLTGRSGTDFYTDRRQSKTAARQATIGTTTLYDAYNEEVIFVRESNSDFLLNATKKFGDFDVTANVGGNHRTYFAQRNYMGATELSIPRVFNLGNSRQRPVVENSSIEKTVNSLYASANLGFRNYLFLDLTARNDWSSTLPSNNRSYFYPSASVSAILSDMFDIKSSVLSFAKIRAGVAQVGNDTDPYMLKSTYKYENPWGSTPALSESNALLNAELKPEITASYEVGADVRLWQNRVGIDLTYYNKVSSDQILNVNVSNATGYLSKLLNAGKIKNSGVELQLTATPVKTTSFQWDIAVNWAKNKNKVISLSEGLTTYQLNTSYNALTQATTTSAFRGLSVEARVGQPYGTFFGKGFLRAPDGQVVYDAQGYPMIDPVSRVLGSFTPDWIGGISNTFRYKNFSLGTLIDIKHGGDIFSQSINVGRYTGVLKETTFGRETGVVGEGVVNTGTTDNPVYVANTKNISSEEYHHKYYLLTNNENTIFDASYVKLREVKLTYMLSGKVFNKLPFRDIAISVVGRNLALLHSNLPHIDPETSYYNDGNLQGIENGQIPTTRSVGFNISFNL
- a CDS encoding homoserine kinase, with product MNYIKAFAPATVANVSCGFDIFGFAIEEPGDVVEIHRIDKPGIVIKDITGDEGRLPRTAEKNAVTVVMLHLLKHLGITDLGCEVTLHKNMPLGSGMGSSAASAVAGVVAMNELLGNPLSRGELLRFAMEGERMASGSAHADNVGPSLLGGFVVIRSYDPLDIFSIPVPSDLCCTLVHPDIEINTKDARYILRNEVSLKNTIAQMGNVAGLVAGLMKSDYDLIGRSMVDVIIEPVRSILIPAFSEVKNAAISNGALGCSISGSGPSMFALSRGMENAQKVGEAMKQTFAGVGIDSSTHLSVINQGGAVVLERG
- a CDS encoding iron-sulfur cluster assembly accessory protein, with the translated sequence MVTVSETAKNKIVELRQADGHQDDYQIRVGVLGGGCSGLTYNLEFNSDTKPTDMIFEDKGVKIIVDKKSILYLAGTILDFSDGLNGKGFQFVNPNATRTCGCGESFAV
- a CDS encoding sugar phosphate nucleotidyltransferase; translation: MKPTLLILAAGIGSRYGGIKQLDQFGPNGETIIDYSLYDAVRSGFGKVVFIVREEIRESAEALFAPKLKGKIDYDFAIQGVQSYVPEDLGKVERVKPWGTGHATLCAWEQTDTPFAVINADDFYGREAFATMSAFLQNDTNEKQHAMIGYELKRTLSENGTVSRGICIERADHNLESVVERTKIFEKDGNIYFEENEVLTELEPETPVSMNFWGFKPSVFPIIKDLFETYARENLHTPKAEFYIPTVMTHIIKSGLGDCRVFRSSSDWFGVTYPEDKPAVQASLTPLHENGEYPEKLWE
- a CDS encoding SGNH/GDSL hydrolase family protein; amino-acid sequence: MRRFYQLLQIALIAIPLLAMRQDKPLRVIFFGDSITQAGVSPTGYITKMTEMLKAAGQDSQFELAGAGIGGNKVYDLYLRLEDDVLSKKPDVVFIYVGINDVWHKTSSGTGTDPDKYVKFYEALIKKMKAQNIRIIVCTPTVIGEKNDNSNAQDGDLNEYSKLIRDIAKRNNLELCDLRKYFGDYLVKNNPENKDKGILTSDRVHLTDEGNKFLAERMMEALVKVK
- a CDS encoding helix-turn-helix domain-containing protein, which gives rise to MEKLNHKECTSQLLPIRDAIDVISGKWKLQIIVSISTGNNHFREIERSIPKLSSKVLAKELKDLEANRLIKRTVFESSPVSVEYTLLPHADSLQPVIESLRHWGTIHRNEIMRD
- a CDS encoding DoxX family protein — encoded protein: MKKNRIIYWVTTGIVGAMMLFSAYSYFTNPEVGAGFHHLGFPDYFRIELALAKILGALVLLIPFVPARIKEWAYAGFGITFISAAIAHINSNDATPMIITPIVVLIILIVSNIYFHKQNESVLS